DNA sequence from the Chamaesiphon minutus PCC 6605 genome:
AAATATAACAAGCTTAATTACTAATATTTATCAATGCAAATATGTGATTTCACCTTAATTTCATCTTGGTGTGTTAGAGCAAAATCCAATGCTTTTAAATGCCTTGAAGATAATAAACAAACTAAATAATCTATGCCAATAGGCTGATTTATTTACTACAAATTATTTGTGAAGATTAATACAGCAAACATCAAAATGTTTGTAGACGTTTTTTAAGGAGTAATCTGATGACTACTACTCAATCTCGTAACTCTCAACTCGAAGCTTGTATTGAAGCCTGCCTAAAATGTCTCCAAGACTGTGAATTTTGCACCACTGCCTGTCTGGATAGTGACATGGTGCAGATGATGGCTGCTTGCATCAAAGCCTGCCGCGATTGCGCCGATCTTTGCGCTCTTTGTGCCCGGTTTATGAGTCGCACTTCCGACCTACACGCTCAATTATGCGCGGTTTGTGCCGATGCTTGCGATCGCTGTGCTGCTGAATGTGCCAAGCACGACCACGAACATTGTCGTCGCTGTGCTGAGTCTTGTCGTCGCTGTGCCGAATCTTGCCGTCAAATGTCGATGGCACATTAGTAATAAATCCCTAATCTAGCGTTTGGCGATTCTGCTTGACCCTCTAGTTAGCTAGAGGGTCAAGAATAGAAAGTAACTAAACCCAAAAGAGCACGATTATCGTTTTGTAATACCCAAGGCTAAGCTCTGCCAAAGAATTCCCATCGGCTCGCAAGAAATTTGCCCATCGCTATCCAACTAAAATATCTAAAAAATTATGACCGAGCGTAATAACCAAGATCGAG
Encoded proteins:
- a CDS encoding four-helix bundle copper-binding protein translates to MTTTQSRNSQLEACIEACLKCLQDCEFCTTACLDSDMVQMMAACIKACRDCADLCALCARFMSRTSDLHAQLCAVCADACDRCAAECAKHDHEHCRRCAESCRRCAESCRQMSMAH